GCTGTCCTTTAGACACACAGCGACACAGTAACACCAGCAGACTGCACAGGCTTCCTGTCACAAGTCATTAGGACTCTCTCATAGTCTGCCGAGTTCGCCCCTACTGACGGGTCCTGATTATTACTAAATCATCTGGTAAAGCCGAGTTACCCATGTTATGCTAAAACTTAGAGGTGCTGCTATTAATTTTGGGCTTTTTGAAAGTTATATTAATTGCATGATCACCTCATTTCCATCAGCAGAATCTGTGCCAACATTAAACcagtttcatttattttgttatagcTCCATAATTCCCCACACACTGAGCGTTCAAAGAACTGTGAATCTGAACATAAACATCAAGAGTTAATTTCAGTAAACTGTAGGCAATCGTATTCTAAAAGTGATGCATATTGactaatgtagacctacacaaagctgCAAATGAAATATTAGGGTTACTTTAATGCAGTCCTGTGCCAGTCGGCAGCACAACTCTTCCTGTCAATGAAgacaaaaaatatgaaataaaacaattacaataaaaaatgtttattagtACATTATACAGGAGAAAGGTATATATCCTTTCTTATCCTTGTTTATATCCCTAATTTTAAACTTTCTatatctctgtgtgtatgtgtgtgtgtctgtgtctgtgtgtgtgtggtgtagctGCGTTATGTGCAGAGGTGGAAGAGCGGTTAATTAATTACCTACTCTCTCCTGACCGCTACAACAAGCTGATACGGCCAGCTGTGAACAAGAGTCAGCAGGTGACCATTGCTATCCAAGTGTCCCTCGCTCAGCTCATCAGTGTGGtgagtctctcctctctctctctctctctctctctctctctctctctttcacacacacacacacacacacacccaaaccaGATGGGAGTTaggttccacaaagcaggatttctcagaaATAGAGTTAAGGATGCTCCAATAGCTCTTTCCTTTTGGATAGCATTGggtttgggcttaagttatcaaGCTAACTGAGAAATTGAGCTTTGTAAAATACCCCTAAGGTCTGATGATAAAGCAAgcaagcaagcaaacaaacaagcaaacaaacaaacaaacaaacggcTGCAAACCAAATCAAAAATTTGAATCATGCTCTTGTCTCTGTTGGCATTTTTTTCTTAGCCATGCTAGCATATTTGAGGGCTGTGCTAGCATTGTTAGCTACAAGTTAGCCTAATTGTAATTGAACATACATAACCAGGCTTTAGTGACATGATAGCATTAGCTATGTTAGCATCTTGTCTTTTTGAAATAATATGGGGAGTTTATTGTTAAATATGATttgaaatttattttgtttgaaaatttcATGCAAACCATAACAGTCAGACATTTTTTCAGAACGAGAGGGAGCAGATCATGACCACCAACTGCTGGCTCACTCAGGTAAAGCATGTGTTCAGACAAGTGTTAACCTCTTGGATGTGACTGAGTTGTTCTGAGGTGTCCTGAGGTACCGAAATAGACACGGCCTATTTTTTTCAGGTGTGGAACGACTACAGATTGATGTGGGATCCAGAGGAGTATGAAGGGGTCAGAAAAGTCCGCCTCCCATCCCAGCACATATGGCTGCCAGACATTGTACTGTATAATAAGTGAGTATGTTcatatcattttaaatcataataaaGCGGAGATAAATCTAAAATTActacaatgttttttgtgatattttgttGTAATATGTTATTTTTGCATTCAGTTGATACTCATTCACCATTAaaagttttttcttttggtttcaAAGTCAAAAAAACATACCAACAtacttcaaaaatgtttttccaGGGAGAAATTAAAACCTTCCCTTAACTTTAAAGGATATTCAAAGGAAAATCACCATGTCTAGCGTGACTCAGCGGACCAGAGGACTTGATGATTATCTGGGGAAACACCACTGAGTGTTTGTGCCCAGACGCATTTCCAGAAATGCCTGGGAATGTCAAGTGAGATAAAGCAGGAACCCAGTGTGTGATGTGACCTTCCTAAAGGAGAGTGTGTTCAAGACACTCAGGGATTTCCACAGAGATTAAAGTTACATTAGTGGAGGGGCCGAGCTGGGGACTCTCTCTCAGTGCTGAATTGCAACTCGCTGGCTCTCAGAGTCAGAACCTCAGACTCAGGACAGAGTCAGAGTGGTTCTCAAGTTACATGTCGATCAGTCTGCCAGTTGGACTCAGATGATTTACAGCTTCTGAACTTTCAATTGGATCAAATTAAATTCAGAGCGCTGAGGTTGTTTTGGGAAATGAATAAATTAGACTTTTACAGGAGGTGTGGTAGGCAGTGCTATTGATACTTTAGATATGTTTTAGGTTTTGTGGTAGTGGCATCTCTGAGTCAAAGTATGAGGGGATTTGTAGTACACTGTCTGTTATACTTGACTTCCAAACTGTTTCTGTTTCCAGTGCTGATGGGACGTACGAGGTGTCTTTCTACTCCAACGCTGTTGTGTCCAGCAATGGTGAGGTTGCCTGGTTACCACCAGCCATCTACAAGAGTGCCTGTAAAATTGAGGTGCGGGACTTCCCTTTTGACCAGCAGAACTGCACACTCAAGTTCCGCTCCTGGACTTACGACCACACTGAGATCGATCTGATCTTGCTCTCGGACTTCGCCAGCCGGGATGACTTTAAACCGAGCGGCGAGTGGGACATCGTCTCCCTGCCTGGCCGGAAGAACGAAGACCCTAATGATATCACCTACTTGGACATCACATACGACTTCATCATTAAACGCAAGCCCCTATTCTACACCATCAACCTCATCATCCCTTGTGTTCTCATCACATCTCTGGCCATCCTGGTCTTCTACCTGCCTTCAGACTGCGGTGAGAAGATGACCCTGTGTATCTCCGTTCTTCTAGCCCTTACTGTCTTCCTTCTGCTCATCTCCAAGATTGTTCCACCAACATCTCTGGCAGTTCCCCTCATTGGCAAGTACTTGATGTTCACCATGGTCCTGGTGACCTTCTCGATCGTGACCAGCGTTTGCGTCCTGAATGTCCACCACCGTTCTCCGAGCACGCACACCATGCCCTCATGGGTCAAGCACTTCTTCCTCCACCGACTGCCCACATTCTTATTCATGCGAAGGCCTGGGTCGTCCAACATCCGGGAGAAGTTCCGGCGCAAGCATCAGCAGCGTTCATTCTCGGAGATGCCTAGTAAAGGAGAGCAGGACACTTCGGACTCCACTTTCTTCGTGAACGAGGACTCGGCCAAACACATGAGCTGGAGGAGCGCTGACCTGTCGGACAACTCTGAGCTCCGCAAACGACTATCGGTCAAGTGCTCAGTGGACGCGGAGGAGGCCGTGGAGGGAGTGAAGTACATCGCTGACAAGATGAAGAGCGAGGATGACGATGAAGGGGTGAGCTCTGAATTATTTGTGGCTTTGCTTGTATTGTGCTGTCTCTAATCTACTGTAAATGAGTAGCTACAGAAGATGAGCAGAGTTGTGACTGAATGTCTGCATGTTTAATTATTCATCCAGGCTCAAGCAGTCTGGCTTTGTAAATGTTATAGAGGACTGCACTGCAGTTGCATTAAAAATGTCTAGACCTTTTGATGTGGAtggaaattatattattttcaaaagttTGTATCTGGTTATGTGAAAAGGAGTTCAGAGACTTTGAAACTCTTCGTCTGAACAATGGCTGTTATATTCAGGTTTTTTCTGTCATCGCCCCTATGGGATTTCCAATCTTATGGTAGCACTTGCATGTGAACTTTCCATTGTATTCATGACTTATTCTCCTCATATATTCTATTTCAAgctcttatttattatttctcctACTGTATACTTTGGTTGCATATACAAAGCAGCAGGACATTACTCCTCTGGAATATtgtatttaaaagaaataaacctgTGTGTCTCTCATTTGCAGATCATCGAGGACTGGAAATATGTAGCGATGGTAATAGACCGGCTCTTCCTCTGGATCTTTGTATTGGTGTGTGTTGCTGGAACTGTCGGACTCTTCATGCAGCCTCTCTTCAAAAGCTACAACACTCCCGTGGTGGAAAACATGGAGTGACAGACACATGGATACTTACTCACACAAGCAAACCAGCCCCTGTTCATTCCCAGTTCTGAGGTCTACAGTCCGGGCTTCCCTTGAGCTGGAGCTAAAAGGCTTAGTCACTGTTTAAAGAAACCAGTCAGAGAACAGGGATCAAATCACAAGGCCTCGGCGCTGTTCCTACACACTCCACGCTGCACGCTCTGCACATAGATGGCTGGGGAATACACACGGTCAGTCCGGACCAAGGAGGGACTAGAAACCAGCATTGGACATGAGCTCAGTGTTGGGTTCCAACATGTGGATCCAATAAACTCTTGTAAACTACTAAACTAAACTACTGTACATTGAAACTAATTGAACAGctactcagcacacacacacacacatgccaaaCTACACACCAGTCTCATCACTGCCTGCAACACCTGGTCTTTATAATGACTGTAACTCTTTACCTCTACTAACtcagttttacacatttatttaagcATTCATTcaagtccggagcctacacagagtCACATGGCGATAGGGTACTGGTCTGTCACAGGGcctcagacattcacccagtcactcactcactcactcagttggTCACCCACACTGGATaatttctacacacacacacacacacacacacacacacacacacacacacacacacacacacacacacacacacacacacacagatactggGGCATATTGTTTAAATTACAGAGGGATTACCAAAGAAACCCTGAACATAATAGAAACAAACAGTTAATAGATGAGTGATATAATACCATGACTGCTCCAGTCTGAAGCCGAAAAGACCtttctaaaaaatgtaaaaatttattttacagtCTGTCATAAGCATCACGAAGTTGAGAAGATTAATTAAAAGTGACTGGGTTTCATGCTCTTTATCCATTTTACTTTTATGAATTGTTATTTGATTGGGTGCCCAAACCTTTGCACATGATTCTAAAGGAACAACCACTCTTTTTCTCCAGTGACTCTTCTTCATGTTATTAGAGGATGATTTtagtgacacctagtggcctggatgtgtaaGAGACCCTGTTCTAAACCTATTTTAATAAACATGATAGAGGCCCATGTGGTGGTCCGCTCTGTGGAGTATAAACTAGTGAATTCTGGGACTACATaaactgtattaaaaaaatgaaaaaaataatcaaaatttaGTACATTCTTTACGACTCTTAGAGGATGAAAACGACTAATTGCTCCTTTAACCATCACATGGTTTAGAATCtcactccccacacacacacacacatgccatcACATCTCAGGATTAACTCTGTTGGAAAGAAAAACCATGTTCACTCCTAAACTTTTAAACATTCTGAATAATTTGggcatgtttattttttcaacCGATGTAAAAGTATCAATTTCAGTCCAAAGACATATCTATTCAAATCCATCTTTACACACAgatataacacacacatgcatgcaccaTACACACCTGCGCTGTCCTCTGTGCTCTCCCAGTTTGGGTCAAACCATGCAgtttctgctttgtttattacattttaaaaaaaaatcatatatgtATTTTCTCTGACTGAATGACAGCATTGATTTATCGGCCGCTCCCGTGGCCAAGTGATAATGGAATGTCTGTCCATATATCTATGGATATAGGAAATATAATCTGAAATTGTACTAACATTATGGAAATAAAGAAGTACAACATGCAAATCATGTGAAATTTCAGTTTAATTGTGTCGACCGTGTCTTTATTGCATTTAATTCAGACAAAAGCACTTACAGTAGTTCCAAATGttggagtggtcagtgtgtgtgtgtgtgtgtgtgtgtgtgtgtgagagagagagagacagaactgatcacccaccaccaccctcgaGATGGATGAAGATGTGCCGCTGACCTGGACCTTTACAGGGATCACGTTTAAGATTTGGCCTTTCATCCTCTGCTTTTTCCACATTGTTTTACTGAGCCGCTCTCCTGGACTCCACCGCTGTGAGGAGACGCTGAGGGCAGGGGAACgctttatgaaatatttaaatcactgaatattttaaaatgtatgaatatttaaatcatttttcgGTCTGTTGAGCCCTTATTTGTTTGCAGGGGTCTGTAGAGATGTTCAGATGTGGATTCTATTGTTATTTGTTAATTATAATggataataattcattattatgaGTGTGTGGACTATCTTTTATActctacagcactgtgcaaaagttttaggcccCAGAGattaagatttaaaaagctatttatctgagcagtaagtgtttatttgctaaaaacaaacaacaaataacgcccaacattaaaagaaacccAATCACATTACTCCAGTgcgatcctctgtgtgtgaatgtgtcggtttaactttgtccaaatttctcctcgtggagtctgtattatttgaggttatcatccagcacctagttttagcggtgagtaaataatgattttaaataatgtgtgctgtggatttaacaaattcatgcaaattaATGAGAATCTGCACAAAaccttgttcttcaaactcactctcacctactactttatagaacaAAAATGATCTTATATTTCtcatatgtttatattataattagtttgtatttactgtgattatatataactttataccagCCCAGCATTATCTAAGATGCCTAAGACTCCTGCACAGTTCTGTATGTGATTTACTAATAATAtgattttgatatttatttaaagaaaagcaTATTAACTATAATTCTCTTGTGTCAGAGCACTCCTCCATGAATTTTGAGACTGAGAATGAACACTCATAtttatatcaaatcaaatcaaatcaaatcaaatttatttatatagcgcttttcacaactgatgttgtcacaaagcagcttcacagaattccagtaagacaagatttgacatgaaatgtaaagacaaatgtaaaaccctcaagtgagcaagccaggggcaacagtggcaaggaaaaactcccccagctgaggaagaaaccttgggaggaaccaaggctcacaaggggtgacccatcctcctctggtcaatctactggtgatgatagttagtagtccatgagaacttcagtgtagggacatatatataaaaatccaTTTATGTTAGAATTGAAGTACATGCCCCATTCTGTTTGTCAGAAGTGTAAATGTTTTATCAAGatctctttatttaaataataactcAATACTGAAGTATTTTatagaaaaatgtttttaaaaccatcAACACGATAATCTGAATAATCACCAAAATAATGTGCAGATTACACAAATACAACTTTAACTGATAgtgacagctgtgtgtgtgtgtgtgtgtgtgtgtgtgtgtgtgtgtgtgtgtgtatgtgtgtgtgtgtgaagagcgTGGGAGGCTGTGGCCTTATGACGGCCACAGCTGCTTCCAACTGGAGCAGAAAATCATCTGAGCTCCAACTGCTGCTACAAAACATtgaggagaagtgtgtgtgtgtgtgtgtgtgtgtgtgtgtgtgtgtgtgtgtgtgtgtgtttgtgttgtcccGGACTCAGCTGAGACTGAACATCTTTGTATGTCAATATGCACATGGttgttgcacacacacacacacacacacacacgcacacgcacatgtttgttttcatgcattgtggggCATACTTGCAGTCCTTAACACGCAGTACAGCAGGTGACACACGCAGGCATCATTTCACAATAAAGTGATGTTATACAGAAGTGGGTTAGTTTTGTTAAAGGTTTTCTACAAGTTCaattagaaaataaacagaaaacaaaagaaaccctCTCTATGTAGCATTACTCTCTACAGCTCCTTCACTGCGGCTTCGAAACAAGGCTGAGCAAAATCTACAGAACCCAAAACATCCACTTCATTAACACAGTTTAATCACTCACAGTACGGTGGCCCTGAAggacaaaaatacattttaaattttctcTTTTAAGCTGAAATAAACAGCATCAGGTGCAGCTTTAAGGattctcatttttaaaaagtatttcttttttaaatttcccTTGGGATTTTCTgctccaaaagtgtccgtaggtgcgagcgtgtgagtgaatgtgagagtgtgtgttgccctgtaaaggactgctGTCcctttcagggtgtgttcccacctggcgcccagtgattccaggtagactttACAATGCAGAATATATTTCcagaaaaaacaataacatagaatttttaatgttatttttcattGCCTGGAGCTTGAGggagtaaatatttttaaagatatcTCTGTGTCTTGTGcctgaaatatatttgtttattcatttatttgaaaattaaaAGTCACTTTATAAGCCTATAAAGTTTCTAGACCCCGTGTCTGTAATAATGCTCGGTTGCTTTACAGGGCCCCCGTACAGCAGACGGACACGTGTCTCTGTGGGCATGGTCTGTGTGAGCGCGCGCCTGCAGTTTGTTGGCGCGCGCTGTGGCCAGCAGACTGAGCTCGAGCTTCAGCGGGAGCCGCTGGGCTGTGTTTTGGAGGAGGTGCCGTTTGGGGCAGGTCGGGTGGGGGCTGTTTAAGGCAGGGGTCACTGCTGCGCTCGCGCTCCGTGTTGTCTGCGCAGAGCCGAGGATCTTCGCCTCTGGTGCTTGGTGTGAGATGAAGTTTGCGGTTTGCGCTCTTTCTGCGCTGTTTGCGCTCACGGGCGCCACCAGCAGCACAGGTGAGTACTGACCGCAACACCCCAGCGGTGCAAATGGATTCATTTGTTCACGCGTGAGTGCATCATTATTGCTTTTTGATGCTCGTTAATTAGAAGTCATGTTAGAGAAAGGCTGTAGGGgaaaactgtaaatgtaaacgTTGCCCTCACTTTGCTTCCTTTGCTTTTGGTTGTTTTTCAACCACCGTGTCAGGTGCCGATGACCTCACCTGGGGTCAGTAAGCAAAAAGTTCAGCTTACTGCTCGTCTGCTGAGCGAAAAGTGTAGGGTTTCTGTTCGCCCTTCTCTTCATTTCCCTGA
This region of Hoplias malabaricus isolate fHopMal1 chromosome 17, fHopMal1.hap1, whole genome shotgun sequence genomic DNA includes:
- the chrnb5b gene encoding neuronal acetylcholine receptor subunit beta-2, which produces MWLMAARASPGLALLALTVGAALCAEVEERLINYLLSPDRYNKLIRPAVNKSQQVTIAIQVSLAQLISVNEREQIMTTNCWLTQVWNDYRLMWDPEEYEGVRKVRLPSQHIWLPDIVLYNNADGTYEVSFYSNAVVSSNGEVAWLPPAIYKSACKIEVRDFPFDQQNCTLKFRSWTYDHTEIDLILLSDFASRDDFKPSGEWDIVSLPGRKNEDPNDITYLDITYDFIIKRKPLFYTINLIIPCVLITSLAILVFYLPSDCGEKMTLCISVLLALTVFLLLISKIVPPTSLAVPLIGKYLMFTMVLVTFSIVTSVCVLNVHHRSPSTHTMPSWVKHFFLHRLPTFLFMRRPGSSNIREKFRRKHQQRSFSEMPSKGEQDTSDSTFFVNEDSAKHMSWRSADLSDNSELRKRLSVKCSVDAEEAVEGVKYIADKMKSEDDDEGIIEDWKYVAMVIDRLFLWIFVLVCVAGTVGLFMQPLFKSYNTPVVENME